TGTACCAAAGCAGATCGCTcgcaacatcctcatcataagcactacagtGAAGTgcgactctacacaataatctcatgtcggtactgtaatctgcagcttacagaacagacatcgagaatattgtatagttactacgatacgtcctggcagactaggtctcttaatctcttatctctcttgaatcttctattatcataaacttattctgtctgggtcatccactgatgactgccagcaatggtatcctcatccttatctagggcaactgtacttttaagactcacttttatgtactcgtgccttgcacgaaatgggcacaccatttaaacccatactgacgaaaatatagtatttattggagtacgtgtttccaacgtagacctcaataagtttgctaaatctatttcatgtttctatgtactccacgaaaatcaagacactaactgaggtaatcttatatttcccgaggtataacgtggaatctagaaacaaagaattacaggaaaagacgaaacagaatcctatactccgcatgtgactcatagtagactcttcccaacacttagataatttttccctatgaatctggagcctaagctctgataccacatttgtcacgacccaacctatgggccggaccggcactaggacctgggccagcctaaagcccccgaggcccgtagtaagcctaactgttcattaacccaactctaaggcccatttgggcccaatttcaagaaaccaaccggacagaatccggccataaagtggacctttcaacggggagtttttgactcacccgacctgtaaacaaaatatatcatcaattggggagctcagctcaccctccacatactcatatcggcataaaataaatgggagctcagctccctcatccaatccatcaaacatgcatataattttacaggtccacatgacaatttatattacagacccgaatcatttaaatatttctaacacatgcgaaaattctaggagtaaataaaattacaaaactattgataaacaacctgcgaaggagaaaagcaggttaaccacaataaaatcctcctgtagcctgagaaaaaatattgaacaggagtgagcgttcgactcagagagtaaaatattaattttaaccataatctctataactatctaaaactaatgcaccctgtagagtgaaatgcaacatcaacaacattttcacatcataacatcaaaaaggtaatttggagcactcacgcaccctgtagcatcaatcataacatatgggagctgatcccctatacagctctcttaaatccaacccgtgcgtgaagaactcaagccgactttcgcttaataaaccaaatcgagggtcccaaatgaagaactcaagccgtgactaccctcgaaggatcgtccctgaagaactcaagccgtgactacccgtcctatccatagtccacaccacatcacacgcacgccaatgcacgcacactgctccaaattaccataacaacatcatggcactttaacatttatcaatgcatcataaatcgtgcctagagttactacataaatatatgcatataagtgatgcatgggcatgttgaacatataataatatcgacattacaattaaaagtaatattttactcacagacttgacgacaatcactgtggcggctgggcggaggaagaaggtcatcgctcacctgacaattttattacaatcatttaataaatctgactcaatacaaacaaagaaaaagaccaatacgtcctaagtcgtgccgaaaatccggcagagtctcccctatacctaggacctacccaacctgcaaaatggctcaaaacacacttctatatttacaatccatatgtccacaactcaatcacatcacacagcccctcctgggcccaccaaatcaatcatccatcacaatatgtaaaatttcaatttagtccttataattgatcatttttgcaaaaactgctcaaataagctctaaaaattataaaactctgccccgcggtccttagaaatattactaagctattgcaaaaagaatcgtaattttctaagctaccacgaatattttatggatttaagcactagaaaattacgaaaaagcaaggttcgggtttacctttgccgattccgacttcgggaacgcgctcgggatgcatgacaatggtggggtagccaaaacctcgatccaattcggagactttttcggtagctggtctgtctggccggaaattcacagatccggacaactgtcgaatttccgtgaattgaggatacctacacgaagcccaataataatatataaaaaaaatcaggggtgttacaataaataaGTCATCCCACTATACATATTAATATTATATCTTAAGTCCATAATGAATTGggtctaaataagaaaaattcgTTATTTAACATggattttaaactttttaataaaaaatcttagaaatataaaattaacttttaatcttatttaatttgtacatttatttattaatttttaattaatttatttttaactaattaattaacaaattaattgatATCAACTTAAAAATTTCGTAGGTTGGAAGGTAAGGTAGCACTAATCACCGGAGGGGCTACAAGCATTGGTGAGTGCATAGCCAGAAGCTTTTGCAAACACGGGGCTAAAGTAATAATTGCTGATATCCAAGACGAATTAGGCCAGTTAGTGTCTAAAGACCTTGGAGCCAATATGGCTGCGTTTGTGCATTGTGATGTAACCATAGAATCCGACATCGAAAAGGCTGTTGATATTGCAATCTCCACCTTTGGAAAGCTCGACATAATGGTGAACAATGCAGTCGTAGGCGATCCACGCAAACCCAGCATCATCGACAACGAGTTAGCTGATTTTGAGCGAGTGGTGAGGGTTAACCTGATAGGAGTTTTCTTGCTCGAGTGATGATTCCTAATCGTCAAGGTAGCATAATTACGCTATGAAGTGTTTGTTCTAGCGTTGGTGGGGTTGCATCTCATGCATACACTGGCACAAAACATGCTATTGTGGGTCTAGCAAAGAACGCCGCAGCAGAGCTTGGGCGGTTTAGGATTCAAGTGAATTGTTTGTCACCTTACTTCACTGAAACACCATTGACAATGAACTTCTTCAAGATGGAGGAGGACGGAGGGTCTAATGGTGTATGCTCAAATCTTGAAGGGGTGAAACTTGAAAAAGAAGATGTAGCTGAAGCTGCAATTTATTTAGGGAGTGATGAATCCAAGTACATGAGTGGGCATAATTTAGCTTTTAGATGGAGGTTTTACCACTATTAATCCTGCTTTTGGCTTGTTCTCATGCTCCATATAAGATCCTCAATAATATAATTAAGCAGGATTAATGTTTGTcttcattaataaataaaattgaagGGTGAAAATGAGTTTATAGAGGATTAAAGTTTGATGTTATCGCTGTTTGCGTCAATAAACAAACTTGCTATATAAAATTTTAGCcggtttaatttttaattaaaaaagttaGTGTAATTCCCTTAGCAAGcttccataatttttttatattaatttagtaTTTTATTCTCTTTGATCAAGTCTAAAATAAGTTTACTAatattttctgtaacacccctgattttttatatattattattgggcttcgtgtaggtatcctcaattcgcggaaattcgacagttgtccggatctgtgaatttccgctgCATGCACTACCACCGGAAAAGTGTccaaattggatcgaggttttggctaccccaccattgtcgcaTCCCAGCTgcctcaagtcggaatcggcaaaggtaaacccgaaccttgctttttagtaattttctagtgcttaaataggattaaaaatctataaaatattcgtggtagcttagaaaattacgattctttttgcaatagcttagtaatatttctaaggaccgcggggcaaagttttataatttttagagcttatttgagcaatttttgcaaaaatgatcaattataaggactaaattgaaattttacatattgtgatgaatgattgatttgatgggcccaggaggggctgtgtgatgtgattgagttgtggatatatggattgtggatatagaagtgtgttttgagcccttttgcaggttgggtagatcctaggtataggggagactctgccggattttcggcacgacttaggacgtattgggtcttttcttgatttgtattgagtcatttgtattaaataattgtaatataattgtcaggtgagccggaacagccttcttcctccgtccagccgccacagtgattgccgtcaagtctatgagtaaaatattaattttaattataatttcgatattattatatgtcagcatgcccatgcatcacttatatgcatataattatgtagttaaactctaggcacga
Above is a genomic segment from Hevea brasiliensis isolate MT/VB/25A 57/8 chromosome 17, ASM3005281v1, whole genome shotgun sequence containing:
- the LOC110642240 gene encoding LOW QUALITY PROTEIN: secoisolariciresinol dehydrogenase (The sequence of the model RefSeq protein was modified relative to this genomic sequence to represent the inferred CDS: inserted 1 base in 1 codon; deleted 1 base in 1 codon; substituted 1 base at 1 genomic stop codon), whose product is MEAIAYVKRLEGKVALITGGATSIGECIARSFCKHGAKVIIADIQDELGQLVSKDLGANMAAFVHCDVTIESDIEKAVDIAISTFGKLDIMVNNAVVGDPRKPSIIDNELADFERVVRVNLIGVFXARVMIPNRQGSIITLXSVCSSVGGVASHAYTGTKHAIVGLAKNAAAELGRFRIQVNCLSPYFTETPLTMNFFKMEEDGGSNGVCSNLEGVKLEKEDVAEAAIYLGSDESKYMSGHNLALDGGFTTINPAFGLFSCSI